The Chitinophaga caeni genome segment TTTATAACTAGATAAAAAAAGATCTTGCAAGGATATTACTACCTTGCAAGATCTCGAAATACTTCGGCATCAAATCACGATGTTCTTACCCCAATCATCCAATTCGGCATCTGTCCAAATGTCTTTAAAGAACACGATACGCTTATTTTTAGGAGGTAAATACTGTTGCCAGTTAGTACCACCTGTTGCCGCGATATCTTCCGGCTTTTTATGTAAATAGCGCACGGCAGATTTGTAATGCATCAATGGCCATTTAACATTGATGTTCAAATCATACTCTTTCAGCAGCGGCAGCAAGTTTTGTTGCGCATCCTTGGGCAATTTGGCAAAAGTAGCAGCCATGGTACGGCCTTCATACTTCGTGGCCAGTTCCAGGAACTCGTTCATGTACTTCGCTTCAAATTGACGCAATGTCAGCGTTTTCTTGCCCGTAGCTAATTCCGTAGCTCCTTTACGCCAGTAGATGTGTTCCAACACCGACTTCAAATCTTTCGTATTTACCGCCGGTCTTTCCGATTCATAAACGAGGTTGAGCAGGTCGGTAGAACAGATCTCGATCTTACGGAATTGTCCGCTTTGGAAGCCACTCGCCGGGAGCAATGCCATCCTGAACTGCAAGAATTGGTGTTTGTCCATCCCGTCTACCATGATCTCGAAAGAGTTAATC includes the following:
- a CDS encoding tryptophan 2,3-dioxygenase family protein; its protein translation is MVTTEIAEKIKRLEEKYAAMGQDLSSYLDGLLYADYLTYWDYIQLDVLLNLQHPRTPIPDESIFIIYHQITELYFKLVLKAIDQICLADQPTEEIFATQIKRINNYFRNLINSFEIMVDGMDKHQFLQFRMALLPASGFQSGQFRKIEICSTDLLNLVYESERPAVNTKDLKSVLEHIYWRKGATELATGKKTLTLRQFEAKYMNEFLELATKYEGRTMAATFAKLPKDAQQNLLPLLKEYDLNINVKWPLMHYKSAVRYLHKKPEDIAATGGTNWQQYLPPKNKRIVFFKDIWTDAELDDWGKNIVI